From a single Herbiconiux sp. SALV-R1 genomic region:
- a CDS encoding DeoR/GlpR family DNA-binding transcription regulator, with amino-acid sequence MAAVIGAERRELLLGRLEEHGVIRLEEAAAELGVSTMTVRRDLEALEREGVVVRVRGGAVATVKAQSFDERQAVDDLAKSEIARKAADLVPASGAIALDASSTSAHLLAQVRSVTDLVIATNSAHNHARARSVHGARAVLLGGELEPRTDSFVGPVACAAAALFNYDRFFTSASAADLERGTSETIVEEGQVKREMARAARETVLLITSAKLGQHATAAGLPWSSIDIVVTELDPADPLLDPLRPLVELR; translated from the coding sequence ATGGCGGCGGTGATCGGGGCGGAGCGGCGGGAGCTGTTGCTCGGGCGGCTGGAGGAGCACGGGGTGATCCGGCTCGAGGAGGCGGCGGCCGAGCTCGGGGTGTCGACGATGACGGTGCGGCGCGATCTCGAGGCACTCGAGCGCGAGGGTGTCGTGGTGCGGGTGCGCGGGGGAGCCGTGGCCACGGTGAAGGCGCAGTCGTTCGACGAGCGGCAGGCCGTCGACGACCTCGCGAAGAGCGAGATCGCCCGCAAGGCCGCCGACCTGGTGCCGGCGAGCGGCGCCATCGCGCTCGACGCCTCCTCGACGTCGGCGCACCTGCTCGCCCAGGTGCGCAGCGTGACCGACCTCGTCATAGCCACGAACTCCGCCCACAACCATGCCCGCGCCCGATCTGTGCACGGCGCGCGAGCGGTGCTGCTCGGTGGAGAACTCGAACCCCGCACCGACAGCTTCGTGGGCCCGGTGGCCTGCGCCGCCGCCGCCCTGTTCAACTACGACCGCTTCTTCACCTCGGCCTCGGCCGCCGACCTCGAGCGCGGCACCAGCGAGACCATCGTCGAAGAAGGCCAGGTCAAGCGCGAGATGGCCCGAGCCGCCCGTGAGACCGTGCTCCTCATCACCTCCGCCAAGCTCGGCCAGCACGCCACCGCCGCCGGCCTGCCGTGGAGCTCCATCGACATCGTCGTCACCGAGCTCGACCCCGCCGACCCTCTCCTCGACCCCCTCCGCCCCCTCGTCGAACTGCGCTGA
- a CDS encoding alpha/beta hydrolase: MSANQPTDLLGEIYAQWTVEFQANPEMSLQLMRWVFEDWQRATTEPEGVTYRSTTIGGVPGLEVLPLDADTSKTLLFLHGGGFALGSSASHRKLAGHIAKACGAKGFVLDFRLAPEHPYPAQLDDTTAVFDALLESGVAPGDIAFVGDSAGASIAIATTLRLRDQGRPLPGAVITVSPWVDMENSGETIETNDDTDFLIAREGLQGNIDRYLSGGASPTDPLVNPLYADFTGFPPLYIAASDTESLFHDAQRLDARARVAGVDVTFDIGEGQQHVYPLQAGNHGPADESIEAIAAWYRAH, translated from the coding sequence ATGTCAGCGAATCAGCCGACCGACCTGCTGGGTGAGATCTACGCGCAGTGGACGGTGGAGTTCCAGGCCAACCCCGAGATGTCCCTCCAGCTCATGCGCTGGGTGTTCGAGGACTGGCAGCGGGCGACCACCGAGCCGGAGGGCGTGACCTACCGCTCGACGACGATCGGCGGCGTGCCGGGCCTCGAGGTGCTGCCGCTCGACGCCGACACCTCGAAGACGCTGCTGTTCCTGCACGGAGGCGGCTTCGCGCTCGGCTCCTCGGCCAGCCACCGCAAGCTCGCCGGCCACATCGCGAAGGCGTGCGGAGCGAAGGGCTTCGTGCTCGACTTCCGGCTCGCACCCGAGCATCCGTACCCCGCGCAGCTCGACGACACCACTGCGGTGTTCGACGCGCTGCTCGAGTCGGGGGTCGCGCCCGGCGACATCGCGTTCGTCGGCGACAGCGCGGGCGCCTCCATCGCCATCGCCACGACACTCCGCCTGCGCGACCAGGGGCGGCCGCTGCCCGGCGCCGTCATCACGGTCTCGCCCTGGGTCGACATGGAGAACTCGGGAGAGACCATCGAGACGAACGACGACACCGACTTCCTCATCGCCCGCGAGGGCCTGCAGGGCAACATCGACCGGTACCTCTCGGGCGGGGCGTCGCCCACCGACCCGCTGGTGAACCCGCTCTACGCCGACTTCACGGGCTTCCCGCCCCTCTACATCGCGGCCTCCGACACGGAGTCGCTCTTCCACGACGCGCAGCGGCTGGATGCGCGGGCTCGCGTCGCCGGGGTCGACGTCACCTTCGACATCGGTGAGGGCCAGCAGCACGTGTACCCGCTGCAGGCCGGGAACCACGGGCCCGCCGACGAGTCGATCGAGGCGATCGCCGCCTGGTATCGCGCCCACTGA
- a CDS encoding SDR family NAD(P)-dependent oxidoreductase produces the protein MTGRLEGKVALITGGASGMGAATAELFAAEGASVAVTDFNASLGESVVSSITSAGGVAEFYEMDVSREASVASAVSSAVDRFGGLDVLVNCAGIIGVDKPTHEVTEEEWDALFAVDVKGVFFATKHAVPHLIERGGGSIVNFSSIYGLIGNDEFTPYHVAKGAVTMQTKQDAASYGRYGIRVNSVHPSTVLTPLVEGIAAEYPGGLPAYEEMMTANQSIRRLGRPVEVAYAVLYLASDEAAWVTGVNLPLDGGYTAR, from the coding sequence GTGACGGGGCGGCTCGAGGGCAAGGTCGCGCTCATCACCGGGGGTGCCTCCGGCATGGGCGCGGCCACGGCCGAGCTCTTCGCCGCCGAGGGCGCCTCGGTGGCGGTGACCGACTTCAACGCCTCACTCGGGGAGTCGGTGGTGTCGTCGATCACGTCTGCGGGCGGTGTCGCCGAGTTCTACGAGATGGACGTGTCTCGGGAGGCGAGTGTCGCATCCGCCGTCTCCTCTGCGGTCGACCGCTTCGGCGGGCTCGACGTGCTGGTGAACTGCGCCGGCATCATCGGCGTCGACAAGCCCACGCACGAGGTGACCGAGGAGGAGTGGGACGCGCTGTTCGCCGTCGACGTGAAGGGCGTGTTCTTCGCCACCAAGCACGCGGTGCCGCACCTCATCGAGCGCGGGGGTGGGTCGATCGTGAACTTCTCGTCGATCTACGGGCTCATCGGCAACGACGAGTTCACCCCCTACCACGTGGCCAAGGGCGCGGTGACGATGCAGACGAAGCAGGATGCGGCGTCGTACGGGCGGTACGGCATCCGCGTGAACTCGGTGCACCCGTCGACCGTGCTCACGCCGCTCGTCGAGGGCATCGCCGCCGAGTACCCGGGCGGGCTGCCCGCGTACGAGGAGATGATGACGGCGAACCAGTCGATCCGCCGCCTCGGCCGGCCCGTGGAGGTGGCGTACGCGGTGCTGTACCTCGCCTCCGACGAGGCCGCGTGGGTGACGGGCGTGAACCTGCCCCTCGACGGCGGGTACACCGCGCGCTGA
- a CDS encoding NAD(P)/FAD-dependent oxidoreductase, with the protein MTDTTRDYDAVVIGAGFSGLALLHHLREIGLKTLVVDGEDGIGGTWWVNRYPGVRTDSEFSYYSFSFSKEVREEWTWTQRYPAGAEVLSYLNFVADRLDLRKDIRLNARVDSAEYDEDANLWTVSFADGSTLTTKYLVSGMGVLSQAIYPDIPGIDTFRGEKYHTAHWPREGVDLSGKKVGLIGLGASGIQIVPVIAPEVDEFFVFQRTPNFIVETNNDAVSTEEMQYTREHYDEIYAKAAAHPFGVAMEPAEFSALEVSDEKRREIFESKWNEGGFHFANECFNDLATNHEASELASEFIRSKIREIVKDPATAELLSPTTYSFNGKRVPTGHGYYNTFNLPHVHLIDTESVPITEITPRGVKVGDTEYELDVIIFATGFDAMTGTLTNIDIKGRGGRTLREKWQEDGLKSNLGINANGFPNFFMSLGPQTPYSNLVVPIQLGAQWLQRALAWAESNGVERFEATPESEEWWAAEAERTGKATVMYSEGKKAKAWFLGENVPGKAEEFQVYMGGGQVYQQHCKELEESGYASLLWAPDASESSSSSDAAGSSGSSSASRETAGASA; encoded by the coding sequence ATGACCGACACCACCCGTGACTACGATGCCGTGGTCATCGGGGCCGGCTTCTCCGGCCTCGCCCTCCTCCACCACCTGCGCGAGATCGGGCTGAAGACGCTCGTCGTCGACGGCGAAGACGGCATCGGCGGCACCTGGTGGGTGAACCGCTACCCGGGCGTGCGCACCGACAGCGAGTTCAGCTACTACTCCTTCTCGTTCTCGAAGGAGGTGCGCGAGGAGTGGACCTGGACGCAGCGCTACCCCGCCGGTGCCGAGGTGCTCTCGTACCTCAACTTCGTGGCCGACCGTCTCGACCTTCGGAAGGACATCAGGCTGAACGCCCGGGTCGACTCGGCAGAGTACGACGAGGACGCGAACCTGTGGACGGTGTCGTTCGCCGACGGATCGACGCTCACCACGAAGTACCTGGTGAGCGGCATGGGCGTGCTGTCGCAGGCGATCTACCCCGACATCCCCGGCATCGACACCTTCCGGGGCGAGAAATACCACACCGCGCACTGGCCGCGCGAGGGCGTCGACCTCTCGGGCAAGAAGGTGGGCCTCATCGGGCTCGGCGCCTCCGGCATCCAGATCGTCCCCGTCATCGCCCCCGAGGTCGACGAGTTCTTCGTCTTCCAACGCACCCCGAACTTCATCGTCGAGACCAACAACGACGCGGTCTCCACCGAGGAGATGCAGTACACGCGCGAGCACTACGACGAGATCTACGCGAAAGCCGCCGCGCATCCGTTCGGCGTGGCCATGGAGCCGGCGGAGTTCTCGGCCCTCGAAGTCTCCGATGAGAAGCGCCGGGAGATCTTCGAGTCGAAGTGGAACGAGGGCGGGTTCCACTTCGCCAACGAGTGCTTCAACGACCTCGCCACGAACCACGAGGCGTCGGAGCTGGCGTCGGAGTTCATTCGCTCGAAGATCCGCGAGATCGTGAAGGACCCCGCTACCGCTGAACTGCTGTCGCCGACGACCTACTCGTTCAACGGCAAGCGCGTGCCCACCGGGCACGGGTACTACAACACCTTCAACCTGCCGCACGTGCACCTCATCGACACCGAGTCGGTGCCGATCACGGAGATCACGCCTCGTGGCGTCAAGGTGGGCGACACCGAGTACGAGCTCGACGTCATCATCTTCGCCACCGGCTTCGACGCCATGACCGGAACGCTCACGAACATCGACATCAAAGGCCGCGGCGGGCGCACCCTGCGTGAGAAGTGGCAGGAGGACGGCCTCAAGTCGAACCTCGGCATCAACGCCAACGGGTTCCCGAACTTCTTCATGTCGCTCGGGCCGCAGACGCCGTACTCGAACCTCGTCGTGCCGATCCAGCTCGGCGCGCAGTGGCTGCAGCGGGCGCTGGCCTGGGCTGAGTCGAACGGTGTCGAGCGGTTCGAGGCCACGCCCGAGTCGGAGGAGTGGTGGGCCGCCGAGGCCGAGCGCACGGGCAAGGCGACGGTGATGTACTCGGAGGGGAAGAAGGCGAAGGCCTGGTTCCTGGGCGAGAACGTACCCGGGAAGGCCGAGGAGTTCCAGGTGTACATGGGTGGCGGGCAGGTGTACCAGCAGCACTGCAAGGAGCTCGAGGAGTCGGGCTACGCGTCGCTGCTGTGGGCGCCGGATGCTTCGGAGTCGTCGTCTTCATCGGACGCGGCGGGGTCGTCGGGCTCCTCCTCGGCTTCGCGGGAGACCGCGGGGGCGTCGGCGTGA
- a CDS encoding SDR family NAD(P)-dependent oxidoreductase, translating into MNRLEGKVAIVTGAGRGIGRSIAESFAEEGATVIATGRAASDTSFPEGVEYHQLDVSREEDWQRVVADVIAAHGHVDVLANNAGIIAYETLHDLTVDDWNTVVAVNQTGTWLGMREVVPHMIAQGGGSIINISSIWGSVAVSGAHAYHATKGAVRNMSKSAAITYAKENVRVNSVHPGFIETPLTDAQAPEINDYVVSMTPMGRAGKPREIANGIVFLASDEASFVTGSELVIDGGYLAQ; encoded by the coding sequence ATGAACCGCCTCGAGGGCAAAGTCGCCATCGTCACCGGAGCCGGCCGGGGCATCGGCCGCTCCATCGCCGAGAGCTTCGCCGAGGAGGGGGCGACGGTCATCGCGACCGGTCGTGCCGCATCCGACACCTCCTTCCCCGAGGGGGTCGAGTACCACCAGCTCGACGTCTCCCGCGAGGAGGACTGGCAGCGGGTCGTCGCCGACGTCATCGCCGCGCACGGTCACGTCGACGTGCTGGCGAACAACGCCGGCATCATCGCCTACGAGACCCTCCACGACCTCACGGTCGACGACTGGAACACGGTGGTGGCCGTGAACCAGACCGGCACCTGGCTGGGGATGCGGGAGGTGGTGCCGCACATGATCGCGCAGGGCGGCGGCTCCATCATCAACATCTCGTCGATCTGGGGCTCGGTGGCGGTGTCGGGCGCTCACGCCTACCACGCCACCAAGGGCGCGGTGCGGAACATGTCGAAGAGCGCGGCCATCACCTACGCGAAGGAGAACGTGCGGGTGAACTCGGTGCATCCCGGGTTCATCGAGACGCCGCTCACCGACGCGCAGGCGCCGGAGATCAACGACTACGTGGTGTCGATGACGCCCATGGGCCGCGCCGGGAAGCCGAGGGAGATCGCCAACGGCATCGTCTTCCTCGCCTCCGACGAGGCCAGCTTCGTCACCGGCTCGGAGCTGGTGATCGACGGAGGGTACCTCGCGCAATGA
- a CDS encoding L-rhamnose mutarotase produces the protein MSERVCFQLQVKPDRLEEYTARHAAIWPEMATALKESGWNNYSLFLRPDGLLIGYFETASLEAAQAAMGETEVNARWQAEMGEFFVELDGAPDTGFLRLTEVFHLEDQLPASDI, from the coding sequence GTGAGCGAGCGCGTGTGCTTCCAACTTCAGGTCAAGCCCGACCGCCTCGAGGAGTACACCGCGCGGCACGCCGCGATCTGGCCCGAGATGGCCACGGCCCTCAAGGAATCGGGCTGGAACAACTACTCCCTCTTCCTCCGTCCCGACGGCCTGCTCATCGGCTACTTCGAGACGGCGTCGCTCGAGGCCGCGCAGGCCGCCATGGGCGAGACCGAGGTCAACGCCCGATGGCAGGCCGAGATGGGGGAGTTCTTCGTCGAGCTCGACGGGGCGCCCGACACCGGCTTTCTGCGGTTGACCGAGGTGTTCCACCTCGAAGACCAGTTGCCCGCATCCGACATCTGA
- a CDS encoding ABC transporter substrate-binding protein: protein MFTKKTPLIALGAVTLLALAGCSTGSLSSDGSDAGSGSSTDSATASEVTVGTVGVQGDIQDISNFCGDKDLTVALADGFGGNSWRKITRAIFEEEAAKCPNIKKVLYTDAQGDTQKAISDMNSLVAQGVDVIVTFVDGGEALLPTIQKATDAGVKVVPFVGSPGGTPGTDYVDFVSEDINTYGKNLAAWTIEKMGGKGNLVMLGGIAGNSYSQAVYDGVLEAVKENPDITLLNEDGPVSTDWEPGKTQQVVAGLITKYGDIDGIVADYGGGSVGGIRAFEAAGKPLPVWSANDSNEFACLWYQYKDSQPTYQIATESSRNWVVTAALHKGLAAANGLPNDEPSTYNLEIIEDSTDPAKQPKCEADLPPDAILSSGLSVDSLKKLFQ from the coding sequence ATGTTCACCAAGAAGACACCGCTCATCGCACTCGGTGCGGTGACCCTGCTGGCACTGGCCGGCTGTTCCACCGGTTCGCTCTCCTCCGACGGTTCCGACGCCGGTTCCGGCTCCTCCACCGACTCGGCCACCGCATCCGAGGTCACCGTGGGCACCGTCGGCGTACAGGGCGACATTCAGGACATCTCGAACTTCTGCGGCGACAAAGACCTCACCGTCGCCCTCGCCGACGGCTTCGGCGGCAACTCCTGGCGCAAGATCACCCGCGCCATCTTCGAAGAAGAGGCCGCCAAGTGCCCCAACATCAAGAAAGTCCTCTACACGGATGCGCAGGGCGACACCCAGAAGGCCATCAGCGACATGAACTCGCTCGTCGCCCAGGGCGTCGACGTCATCGTCACCTTCGTCGACGGCGGTGAGGCGCTGCTGCCCACCATCCAGAAAGCGACGGATGCGGGCGTCAAGGTGGTGCCGTTCGTCGGCTCCCCCGGCGGCACGCCCGGCACCGACTACGTCGACTTCGTGTCGGAGGACATCAACACCTACGGCAAGAACCTCGCGGCCTGGACCATCGAGAAGATGGGCGGCAAGGGCAACCTGGTCATGCTCGGCGGCATCGCCGGCAACTCCTACTCGCAGGCCGTCTACGACGGCGTGCTGGAGGCCGTGAAGGAGAACCCCGACATCACGCTCCTCAACGAGGACGGCCCGGTCTCCACCGACTGGGAGCCCGGCAAGACCCAGCAGGTGGTCGCCGGTCTCATCACGAAGTACGGCGACATCGACGGCATCGTGGCCGACTACGGCGGAGGCTCCGTCGGCGGCATCCGCGCCTTCGAGGCCGCGGGCAAGCCCCTGCCGGTGTGGTCGGCGAACGACTCGAACGAGTTCGCCTGCCTCTGGTACCAGTACAAGGACTCGCAGCCGACCTACCAGATCGCCACGGAGTCGAGCCGCAACTGGGTCGTCACCGCAGCGCTGCACAAGGGTCTCGCCGCCGCGAACGGCCTGCCGAACGACGAGCCGTCGACCTACAACCTCGAGATCATCGAAGACTCGACCGACCCGGCCAAGCAGCCCAAGTGCGAGGCCGACCTGCCGCCGGACGCCATCCTCTCGTCGGGCCTCAGCGTCGACTCGCTGAAGAAGCTCTTCCAGTAG
- a CDS encoding substrate-binding domain-containing protein has product MATANVRDVAALAKVSVGTVSNVLNRSKPVAPDTERRVLDAIDKLGFVRNDAARQLRMGRSRTVGFMVLDVANPFFTDVARGAEDTLAPLGRPLVLGNSGDALDRELAYLDLFEEQRVAGLLITPVGQVHGRLMRLRERGSPVVLVDRHDHGRSFSSVSVDDQRGGELAATHLLDLGRTRLAFLGGPASILQVEQRARGAADAVRTQAGEATLRVLEQETMNAEGGRAGAERLLALPASERPDAIFAANDLMALGVLQALTFAGVRVPDDIALIGYDDIFYAATAAVPLSSVRQPAREMGRTAADLLLHEIDAPSPPTEYRHITFTPELIIRDSTAGRPA; this is encoded by the coding sequence ATGGCCACCGCCAACGTGCGCGACGTCGCCGCCCTCGCCAAGGTGTCGGTGGGCACGGTCTCGAACGTGCTCAACCGCTCGAAGCCCGTCGCGCCCGACACCGAACGTCGCGTGCTCGACGCCATCGACAAGCTCGGCTTCGTGCGCAACGACGCCGCCCGGCAGCTGCGCATGGGCCGCAGCCGCACCGTCGGGTTCATGGTGCTCGACGTCGCCAACCCGTTCTTCACCGATGTCGCCCGCGGCGCCGAAGACACCCTCGCGCCGCTCGGCCGCCCCCTCGTGCTCGGCAACAGCGGCGACGCCCTCGACCGCGAGCTCGCCTACCTCGACCTCTTCGAGGAGCAACGCGTCGCCGGCCTCCTCATCACCCCCGTCGGCCAGGTGCACGGGCGCCTCATGCGCCTCCGCGAACGCGGGTCGCCCGTCGTGCTCGTCGACCGCCACGACCACGGCCGCTCGTTCAGCTCGGTCTCGGTCGACGACCAGCGCGGCGGGGAGCTCGCCGCCACCCACCTGCTCGACCTCGGGCGCACCCGCCTGGCCTTCCTCGGGGGCCCGGCGAGCATCCTGCAGGTCGAGCAGCGTGCCCGAGGAGCAGCGGATGCGGTGCGCACGCAGGCGGGTGAGGCCACTCTGCGGGTGCTCGAGCAGGAGACGATGAACGCCGAGGGCGGACGAGCCGGGGCGGAGCGCCTGCTGGCACTACCCGCATCCGAACGCCCCGACGCGATCTTCGCCGCGAACGACCTCATGGCGCTCGGCGTGCTGCAGGCGCTCACCTTCGCCGGAGTGCGCGTGCCCGACGACATCGCCCTCATCGGCTACGACGACATCTTCTACGCGGCGACCGCTGCCGTCCCCCTCTCCTCGGTGCGCCAACCCGCCCGCGAGATGGGCCGCACCGCCGCCGACCTCCTCCTCCACGAGATCGACGCCCCCTCCCCACCCACCGAGTACCGCCACATCACCTTCACCCCCGAGCTCATCATCCGCGACTCCACCGCGGGCCGCCCCGCCTGA
- the rhaI gene encoding L-rhamnose isomerase has protein sequence MVTFTDIAADLERQAIELPSWAFGNSGTRFKVFGTPGTPRTPEEKIADAAQVNKYSGLAPKVAIHIPWDKVDDYAALRAFANDQGVELGTVNSNTFQSDVYKFGSLTSSDAAVRRQAIDHHLECIEIMHQTGSQDLKIWLADGTNYPGQGDIRSRQDWLAESLREIYDALGESQRLVLEYKFFEPAFYHTDVPDWGTSFAHVNALGPKALTCLDTGHHAPGTNIEFIVAQLLRLGKLGSFDFNSRFYADDDLIVGAADPFQLFRILFEVVRGGGYDVGSPVAFMLDQCHNVEEKIVGQLRSVLNVQEMTARALLVDRPALLAAQNENDVLGANAILMDAFYTDVRPALASWRESRGLPADPIAAFKASGYQEKIVAERADGVQAGWGA, from the coding sequence ATGGTGACCTTCACCGACATCGCCGCCGACCTCGAGCGGCAGGCCATCGAGCTGCCCTCCTGGGCGTTCGGCAACTCCGGCACGCGCTTCAAGGTGTTCGGCACCCCCGGCACGCCGCGCACGCCCGAGGAGAAGATCGCCGACGCCGCGCAGGTGAACAAGTACTCCGGGCTCGCGCCCAAGGTGGCCATCCACATCCCGTGGGACAAGGTCGACGACTACGCGGCCCTCCGCGCCTTCGCGAACGACCAGGGCGTCGAGCTCGGCACGGTGAACTCGAACACCTTCCAGAGCGACGTCTACAAGTTCGGCTCGCTCACCTCGTCGGATGCCGCGGTGCGCCGGCAGGCCATCGACCACCACCTGGAATGCATCGAGATCATGCACCAGACGGGCTCGCAAGATCTCAAGATCTGGCTCGCCGACGGGACGAACTACCCGGGGCAGGGCGACATCCGGTCGCGGCAGGACTGGCTCGCCGAGTCGCTGCGCGAGATCTACGACGCGCTCGGTGAGTCGCAGCGGCTCGTGCTCGAGTACAAGTTCTTCGAGCCGGCGTTCTACCACACCGACGTTCCCGACTGGGGTACCTCGTTCGCTCACGTCAACGCGCTGGGGCCGAAGGCCCTCACGTGCCTGGATACCGGCCACCACGCGCCGGGTACCAACATCGAGTTCATCGTGGCGCAGCTGCTGCGGCTCGGAAAGCTCGGCTCGTTCGACTTCAACTCGCGGTTCTACGCCGACGACGACCTCATCGTGGGGGCGGCCGACCCGTTCCAGTTGTTCCGCATCCTGTTCGAGGTGGTGCGCGGGGGTGGCTACGACGTGGGCTCGCCCGTCGCGTTCATGCTCGACCAGTGCCACAACGTCGAGGAGAAGATCGTGGGGCAGCTGCGAAGCGTGCTCAACGTGCAGGAGATGACGGCGCGGGCGCTGCTCGTCGACCGCCCCGCCCTGCTCGCCGCGCAGAACGAGAACGACGTGCTGGGGGCGAACGCCATCCTCATGGACGCGTTCTATACCGACGTGCGCCCCGCTCTCGCCTCGTGGCGCGAGTCGCGCGGGCTGCCCGCCGACCCGATCGCCGCGTTCAAGGCCTCGGGCTACCAGGAGAAGATCGTGGCCGAGCGCGCCGACGGCGTGCAGGCCGGCTGGGGCGCGTAG